In the genome of Populus trichocarpa isolate Nisqually-1 chromosome 6, P.trichocarpa_v4.1, whole genome shotgun sequence, one region contains:
- the LOC7487219 gene encoding methyl-CpG-binding domain-containing protein 2, with the protein MQSRPEETIRMVKKEADCCTDSCHTGHLQSTLQEPIEVSSSNEDNSHDAGDIDDPSIEDSSKQLVLYDPVTNGAGQIEPVPQPIQFQRPFRRYSDPNVPSRVLPSVGTFTVQCAKCFKWRLIPTKKKYEELREHILEEPFFCETARGWRPDISCDDPTDITQDGSRLWAIDKPNIAQPPPGWQRLLRIRGEGSSKFADVYYQSPSGKRLRSMVEVQKYLIEHPEYMTYGVTLSQFSFQIPKPLQENYVRKRRPSISASCDYTRHLQPGEGDFTELQLGRPASPSFDRPVKKKAGTQSKQDYRTANPVCNQDGAKVEELDQSRNSGSDL; encoded by the exons ATGCAGTCCCGTCCTGAAGAAACTATCCGTATGGTAAAAAAGGAAGCAGATTGCTGCACTGATTCCTGTCACACAGGTCATTTGCAGAGCACTCTTCAGGAACCCATAGAAGTTTCTTCCTCAAACGAGGATAACTCTCATGATGCAGGGGATATTGATGACCCATCAATTGAAGATTCCTCTAAACAGTTGGTCCTTTATGACCCTGTGACTAATGGTGCTGGTCAAATTGAACCTGTTCCTCAACCTATTCAGTTCCAGCGTCCATTTAGAAGATATTCAGACCCGAATGTGCCTTCTAGAGTCTTGCCATCTGTAGGAACTTTTACTGTACAATGTGCCAAATGTTTTAAGTGGAGACTCATCCCAACGAAGAAGAAATATGAAGAATTACGTGAACATATTCTAGAAGAGCCTTTTTTCTGTGAAACTGCTCGTGGGTGGCGACCTGATATATCATGTGATGATCCAACAGACATCACTCAAGATGGGAGTAGGCTGTGGGCTATTGACAAACCTAACATAGCTCAACCCCCTCCTGGCTGGCAAAGGTTGCTGCGAATCAGGGGCGAAGGAAGTAGCAAATTTGCAGATGT GTACTATCAATCACCATCAGGCAAGAGACTTCGCTCAATGGTGGAAGTCCAAAA GTACTTAATTGAACATCCAGAGTATATGACATATGGTGTAACTCTCTCACAGTTTTCATTTCAAATCCCAAAGCCTCTGCAGGAAAACTATGTGAGAAAAAGGCGTCCAAGTATATCAGCTTCATGTGATTATACTAGACATCTTCAACCCGGTGAAG GTGATTTTACAGAACTCCAGCTTGGCAGGCCTGCTTCTCCTTCTTTTGATCGACCAGTAAAGAAGAAAGCCGGGACACAATCAAAACAGGATTACAGGACTGCCAATCCAGTATGTAATCAGGATGGAGCGAAAGTTGAAGAGCTTGATCAATCTAGAAACAGTGGTTCTGATTTGTGA
- the LOC7485514 gene encoding mitochondrial import receptor subunit TOM7-1 yields the protein MASRVSLKTKGKSSSGKGAKGMEEKSASQYFKEWSTWSFKKAKVITHYGFIPMIIIIGMNSEPKPQIHQLLSPF from the coding sequence atggcGTCTAGGGTTTCTCTGAAGACAAAAGGCAAGAGCAGCAGCGGCAAGGGAGCAAAAGGCATGGAAGAGAAATCAGCGTCACAGTATTTCAAAGAATGGAGCACATGGTCATTTAAAAAGGCCAAAGTTATCACTCACTATGGATTCATTCCTATGATTATTATCATTGGAATGAACTCTGAGCCTAAACCACAGATTCATCAGCTCCTTAGTCCTTTCTGA